In Sporosarcina psychrophila, a genomic segment contains:
- the murJ gene encoding murein biosynthesis integral membrane protein MurJ, translating to MMKIIGAVAIINIVARLFGFAREMAISNQYGASATADAIITAYTIPNFIYLVVGGALTTAFISVYHSTRTDKALFVRKSFTTVLVAAVAITAILMIFTDSILHLFFKDMTAEKFALTRTLYLWMMPSSIILVLSTWMSGVMNVNGKFNLSSLAVLLYNASFVGIAVVLTSYFGPESYGIGALVGALLMGVFLYVGLRKSKLYSLKPSFAMSVDTKRLWVIALPILFGGASLQFYAVIHRIVAGEFGDGTIAAVNYASKLTGFPQAIMMTAVTTVIYPLLSKKEGEGDMDTIRALYKKGMLYLVALLVPATMIAYFFADPLVRLVFGYGEMTEKDILLTVSLFRVFTLSMFFLAANTYITRFYYAKANSMVPVIFSLISVFAINLGVIYLMIDSHGASAIAYGTVISAAVNFVMLAIYARVKWKL from the coding sequence ATGATGAAAATTATCGGCGCTGTTGCAATTATTAATATTGTTGCTAGGCTGTTTGGGTTTGCAAGGGAAATGGCGATTAGTAATCAATACGGTGCTTCGGCAACTGCGGATGCGATTATTACAGCCTATACTATCCCGAATTTCATTTACCTAGTGGTTGGAGGTGCGTTGACGACAGCGTTCATATCTGTCTACCATTCTACAAGGACGGATAAAGCATTGTTCGTGCGAAAATCATTTACGACGGTTCTTGTAGCAGCAGTTGCGATTACGGCCATATTGATGATCTTTACAGATTCTATCTTGCATTTGTTTTTCAAAGATATGACTGCTGAAAAATTTGCGCTGACGCGAACTCTTTACCTTTGGATGATGCCGTCTTCTATTATTCTGGTGTTATCGACATGGATGAGTGGAGTAATGAACGTCAACGGTAAATTTAACTTGTCCAGTTTAGCAGTCCTTCTATATAATGCGTCTTTTGTCGGAATCGCTGTTGTTCTAACAAGTTATTTTGGTCCTGAATCGTATGGGATTGGTGCACTGGTTGGTGCGTTATTAATGGGTGTGTTCTTATATGTAGGACTTCGAAAATCAAAACTCTATTCTTTGAAGCCTTCATTTGCCATGTCTGTTGATACGAAACGTTTATGGGTGATTGCATTGCCAATTTTGTTCGGTGGTGCATCACTACAATTTTATGCTGTTATTCACAGAATTGTAGCTGGCGAGTTTGGTGACGGGACAATTGCGGCGGTCAACTATGCCTCGAAATTAACTGGCTTTCCGCAAGCGATAATGATGACTGCCGTAACAACCGTAATCTATCCTCTCCTCAGTAAAAAAGAGGGTGAAGGGGATATGGATACAATCCGTGCCCTCTATAAAAAAGGGATGCTTTATTTAGTTGCTTTGCTTGTGCCGGCAACTATGATAGCTTACTTTTTTGCAGATCCACTTGTCCGTCTTGTCTTCGGATATGGAGAAATGACGGAGAAGGATATACTGCTAACGGTATCGCTTTTCCGTGTATTTACACTGTCGATGTTTTTCCTTGCTGCAAACACGTATATTACTCGATTCTATTACGCAAAAGCCAATTCGATGGTGCCTGTCATATTCAGTTTGATAAGTGTCTTTGCGATTAATCTCGGAGTTATTTATTTGATGATTGACTCGCACGGTGCTTCAGCAATTGCATACGGTACGGTCATTAGTGCCGCGGTGAACTTCGTGATGCTCGCTATTTATGCGAGAGTGAAATGGAAATTATAA
- a CDS encoding BclA C-terminal domain-containing protein: protein MKFYNDINHECYKCKSDCCSCQKKCRKCCKGDIGPTGATGDIGPTGATGATGDIGPAGATGATGATGDIGPTGAIGATGANGAIGPTGAIGATGDIGPAGATGATGDIGPTGATGATGDIGPTGATGATGATGDIGPAGATGATGDIGPTGANGATGATGDTGPTGATGDIGPTGATGATGATGDIGPTGATGATGATGDIGPTGATGATGDIGPTGATGATGNIGPTGATGATGDIGPTGATGATGDIGPTGATGATGDIGPTGATGATGDIGPTGAIGATGNIGPTGATGATGDIGPTGATGATGDIGPTGANGATGDIGPTGATGATGATGDIGPTGATGATGDIGPAGATGATGDIGPTGATGDIGPTGATGATGDIGPAGATGATGDIGPAGATGAPGDIGPTGATGATGDIGPTGATGATGDIGPTGATGATGATGDIGPAGATGATGDIGPAGATGATGDIGPTGATGATGAAGGLSVYGYIYNLGAQTVAIEADVLFDTNGIITAGITHAPGTSQVLFTTPGDYLVTFSVSGVEPNQFALFLNGAPVAGTVYGSGAGTQQNDGQAIIAVAAGDVLTLRNHSSAAAVTLQTLAGGTQTNVNASLVIAKLN from the coding sequence ATGAAATTTTACAACGACATTAATCATGAATGTTATAAATGCAAAAGCGATTGTTGCTCTTGTCAAAAAAAATGTAGAAAATGTTGCAAAGGTGACATCGGGCCGACTGGGGCTACTGGAGACATCGGACCGACCGGTGCTACCGGCGCTACTGGAGACATCGGACCTGCTGGGGCTACCGGCGCTACGGGTGCTACCGGGGACATCGGGCCGACTGGGGCTATCGGGGCTACCGGAGCTAACGGGGCCATCGGGCCGACTGGGGCTATCGGTGCTACCGGAGACATCGGACCTGCTGGGGCTACCGGCGCTACTGGAGACATTGGACCGACCGGCGCTACCGGTGCTACCGGGGACATCGGGCCTACTGGGGCTACTGGGGCTACCGGTGCTACCGGAGACATCGGACCTGCTGGGGCTACCGGCGCTACTGGAGACATTGGACCGACTGGGGCTAACGGTGCTACTGGAGCCACCGGAGACACCGGGCCGACTGGGGCTACCGGAGACATCGGACCGACTGGGGCTACCGGCGCTACCGGAGCTACCGGAGACATCGGACCGACTGGGGCTACCGGCGCTACTGGAGCTACCGGAGACATCGGACCGACTGGCGCTACCGGTGCTACCGGAGACATCGGACCGACTGGCGCTACCGGTGCTACCGGGAACATCGGACCGACTGGCGCTACCGGAGCTACCGGAGACATCGGACCGACTGGCGCTACCGGTGCTACCGGAGACATCGGACCGACTGGCGCTACCGGTGCTACCGGAGACATCGGACCGACTGGCGCTACCGGTGCTACCGGAGACATCGGACCGACTGGCGCTATCGGTGCTACCGGGAACATCGGACCGACTGGCGCTACTGGAGCTACCGGAGACATCGGACCGACTGGCGCTACCGGTGCTACCGGAGACATCGGACCGACTGGCGCTAACGGTGCTACCGGAGACATCGGACCGACCGGCGCTACCGGTGCTACCGGAGCTACCGGGGACATCGGACCGACTGGCGCTACCGGCGCTACCGGAGACATCGGACCTGCCGGGGCTACCGGCGCTACCGGAGACATCGGACCGACCGGCGCTACCGGAGACATCGGACCGACTGGCGCTACCGGCGCTACCGGCGACATCGGACCTGCTGGCGCTACCGGCGCTACCGGCGACATCGGACCTGCTGGGGCTACCGGCGCCCCCGGAGACATCGGACCGACTGGCGCTACCGGCGCTACCGGAGACATCGGACCGACTGGCGCTACCGGCGCTACCGGAGACATCGGACCGACCGGCGCTACTGGGGCTACCGGCGCTACCGGAGACATCGGACCTGCTGGCGCTACCGGCGCTACCGGAGACATCGGACCTGCTGGGGCTACCGGCGCTACCGGAGACATCGGACCGACTGGCGCTACTGGCGCTACTGGCGCAGCCGGTGGATTATCCGTATACGGGTATATTTACAATCTAGGTGCTCAGACGGTAGCTATAGAAGCTGATGTTCTTTTTGATACAAATGGAATAATCACGGCTGGAATTACGCATGCCCCCGGAACCTCACAAGTTTTATTTACTACACCGGGAGACTACCTGGTTACTTTCTCCGTGTCGGGTGTAGAACCCAACCAATTCGCACTATTTTTAAATGGTGCGCCGGTTGCGGGTACAGTCTACGGTTCAGGTGCAGGCACCCAGCAAAACGACGGTCAGGCTATAATTGCCGTAGCAGCAGGTGATGTTCTTACACTTCGAAATCATTCTTCTGCCGCAGCAGTTACCCTTCAGACTTTGGCAGGAGGCACACAAACAAACGTAAACGCGTCTCTTGTCATTGCAAAATTAAACTAG
- a CDS encoding C40 family peptidase yields the protein MKRFLLLIFASILFSTSIPSMASADSATNLVNTARSYIGTPYSYGGTTTSGFDCSGYTQYVFKQQGISIPRTASQQYAMGTSVAKSELKTGDIVFFNTSGSGVSHNGIYIGSGQFIHSSTSKGVMISSINDPAYWGSRYIGAKRVNDFTPGSLVASADVPTAVKKAVTYASRAEIAQTLVDELGLKKTSTKSSFSDVATNHPQLDAIIAVSDAGIFSGNDGKFDPSGEMTRAQLAKVLVEAFDLKGSTVTSFKDVPKDHWASEYINILYHNEITTGYGDGNYGLSDKVTASQFKKFTDRLTN from the coding sequence ATGAAACGTTTTTTATTATTAATTTTTGCAAGCATACTATTTTCAACGTCCATCCCGTCCATGGCTTCAGCAGATTCTGCAACTAATCTCGTAAACACAGCTCGATCATATATAGGTACACCTTATTCATATGGAGGGACAACCACTTCCGGTTTCGACTGCTCAGGATATACGCAATATGTATTTAAACAACAAGGAATTTCCATTCCTAGAACGGCTAGCCAACAGTATGCTATGGGAACATCTGTTGCAAAAAGCGAGTTAAAAACAGGCGACATTGTATTCTTCAATACAAGCGGCAGTGGAGTTTCACATAATGGAATTTACATTGGGTCCGGTCAATTCATCCATTCGTCTACAAGCAAGGGTGTCATGATTTCTTCCATAAACGACCCTGCCTACTGGGGTAGCCGTTATATCGGCGCTAAACGAGTGAATGATTTCACACCAGGTTCTCTCGTCGCATCGGCTGACGTACCAACAGCAGTTAAAAAAGCAGTTACATACGCTTCTCGTGCTGAAATTGCACAAACACTTGTCGATGAACTCGGCTTGAAAAAAACGAGCACTAAATCTTCTTTTTCTGACGTAGCTACAAATCACCCACAACTTGATGCTATCATTGCAGTATCAGATGCAGGTATCTTCTCAGGAAATGACGGCAAATTTGATCCTAGTGGTGAAATGACACGTGCACAACTTGCTAAAGTACTTGTAGAAGCATTTGATCTTAAAGGATCTACAGTTACTTCCTTCAAAGATGTTCCAAAAGATCATTGGGCAAGTGAATATATTAACATTCTTTATCACAATGAAATTACGACCGGTTATGGTGATGGTAATTACGGTCTAAGCGATAAAGTTACTGCAAGTCAGTTCAAGAAGTTCACTGATCGTCTCACTAATTAA
- a CDS encoding amidohydrolase has translation MVIKEQIGKWFEHFHAYPEVSWKEVETTAKLAEILTEMNVKHHTFYDVTGVVAEIGEGDRVIAVRADIDALWQEVGGVYKANHSCGHDANISMVLGALSYLQQEELGSRIRFIFQPAEEKGNGANSMIERGAVDDVSYLFGVHLRPQEEIPFGKVTPAIHHGAAVFLEGKIIGDDAHGARPQQGNNALDPLFAIAQFVKTIHFSPYEAYSAKLTKVQAGGDSLNIIPGTATFAIDARAQSNVVLGELKERISRGIQAIGQMHGVEIELAWSDYTPAAEVSEEATTVAREAILATVGEEGYASDIITSGSDDFHFYTIHNPNLKAAMIGIGADLSPGLHHPDMTFNKEALDIGARVLAETLKKASYLAD, from the coding sequence TTGGTAATCAAAGAGCAAATTGGAAAATGGTTTGAACATTTTCATGCCTATCCAGAAGTGAGTTGGAAAGAAGTAGAGACAACTGCAAAACTAGCAGAAATATTAACTGAAATGAATGTAAAACATCATACATTTTACGATGTAACGGGTGTTGTCGCGGAAATCGGTGAAGGCGATAGGGTTATCGCGGTACGCGCCGACATTGATGCATTGTGGCAGGAAGTCGGGGGTGTCTATAAGGCGAATCATTCTTGTGGGCATGATGCGAATATATCCATGGTGTTAGGTGCGCTTAGTTATTTGCAACAGGAGGAACTGGGCAGCCGAATCCGATTTATTTTCCAACCAGCAGAAGAAAAGGGCAATGGTGCAAACTCGATGATTGAGCGAGGAGCGGTCGACGACGTTTCATATTTGTTTGGTGTGCATTTGCGTCCACAGGAAGAAATTCCGTTCGGAAAAGTGACACCAGCAATTCATCACGGGGCGGCGGTATTCCTTGAGGGCAAAATCATTGGCGACGATGCGCATGGTGCACGTCCTCAGCAAGGAAACAATGCACTCGATCCGTTATTTGCAATTGCCCAGTTTGTGAAAACAATCCATTTTTCACCTTACGAAGCGTACTCAGCAAAACTGACAAAAGTGCAGGCGGGCGGAGATAGTCTCAATATCATTCCGGGAACTGCAACGTTTGCAATCGATGCTAGAGCACAATCGAATGTGGTGTTGGGAGAGCTGAAGGAACGTATTTCCCGGGGAATCCAAGCAATTGGACAGATGCACGGCGTGGAAATTGAATTGGCATGGAGTGACTATACACCGGCTGCAGAAGTGTCTGAAGAAGCTACAACTGTTGCACGTGAAGCTATCTTGGCAACAGTTGGGGAAGAGGGATATGCATCTGACATTATTACATCGGGCAGTGATGATTTCCATTTCTATACGATTCATAATCCGAACTTAAAAGCCGCAATGATTGGCATCGGAGCAGATCTTAGTCCGGGGCTTCATCATCCAGATATGACGTTCAACAAAGAAGCGCTTGATATTGGAGCGCGTGTATTGGCGGAAACGTTGAAAAAAGCATCGTATTTGGCAGATTAA
- a CDS encoding glycosyltransferase has product MRKIVVFSNMYPSMQHPTYGIFVKNQVGLLQSAGLDVDVVAIQNPGKGKIQALKKYMTWFFRSVLYMMKNRKKLSLTHAHYAFPTGIISLIGKKMFGIPYVVTVHGGDIDKMAARSQRIADMTKNILRQAESVIVVGDKLREDVINNFDVPEANVHVMSMGVDTSIFNYVAKVEAREKLTLPIEEKILIFVGNVIQAKGLLELVEAFDSLKMSFPDSSLYVIGSQKDGQFVEELRSFIREKDVEDIHFKEPLGQADLALWMSAADALVLPSYHEGFGLVALEAMSAGTKVVATDVGGLSYLLKDQAGILVEPKNPDSLAKGLWSALDENSNVIDETVVQAKIAQHSYETILEDLLSIYRSAEKGQVDHSE; this is encoded by the coding sequence ATGAGAAAAATAGTCGTATTCAGCAATATGTATCCGTCAATGCAACATCCAACATACGGTATTTTTGTGAAAAATCAGGTTGGCCTTCTTCAGTCTGCTGGTCTTGATGTCGATGTGGTTGCTATTCAGAATCCTGGAAAAGGGAAAATACAGGCATTGAAAAAATACATGACATGGTTTTTCCGTTCTGTTTTATACATGATGAAAAATCGTAAGAAATTATCCTTAACACATGCGCATTATGCATTTCCAACAGGAATTATTTCATTGATTGGGAAAAAGATGTTTGGTATTCCTTACGTTGTGACTGTTCATGGTGGAGATATCGATAAAATGGCTGCGAGGAGTCAGCGCATTGCCGATATGACAAAAAACATTTTACGACAAGCGGAATCGGTCATCGTTGTTGGCGACAAACTTCGGGAAGATGTGATAAATAACTTCGATGTTCCGGAAGCGAATGTTCATGTCATGAGTATGGGTGTCGATACATCCATTTTTAACTATGTAGCTAAAGTAGAGGCGAGGGAAAAACTTACTCTTCCTATAGAAGAGAAAATATTGATCTTTGTCGGAAATGTGATTCAAGCAAAAGGCCTTCTTGAACTTGTCGAAGCGTTTGATTCACTGAAAATGTCGTTTCCTGATAGTTCGTTGTACGTAATTGGTTCGCAGAAAGACGGTCAATTTGTCGAGGAGTTACGGTCGTTCATTCGTGAAAAGGATGTTGAAGATATTCATTTCAAAGAACCTCTTGGTCAAGCGGATTTGGCACTATGGATGTCGGCAGCTGATGCACTTGTACTCCCTTCATATCATGAAGGGTTTGGATTGGTTGCACTCGAAGCAATGTCGGCTGGAACGAAAGTTGTCGCAACGGACGTTGGAGGGCTTTCTTATTTGTTGAAAGACCAGGCAGGTATTTTGGTTGAACCGAAAAATCCGGATTCATTGGCGAAAGGTTTATGGAGTGCGCTCGATGAGAATTCTAATGTCATTGATGAAACAGTAGTGCAGGCAAAAATCGCACAACATTCATATGAGACGATTTTAGAGGACTTATTGTCGATTTATCGTTCAGCCGAGAAAGGTCAGGTTGATCATAGTGAGTAA
- a CDS encoding TRAP transporter permease, with product MKATQQNDAQEILEKYDKENQFRTQIGKWAWAVTFLGVALTIFHLYTGYFGTLPSQKQGAVHLGTALGIIYLLYPAKKEWRNTHKKVPWYDVTLAFTAMYVTYHKIIFFDSILQSRVSGYSTIDIIISILGIALVLEATRRTVGLPIVIVAGVAIIYTLVGKYIPTQILSHPGFSMDRITTNLWYRESGIFGTPIQISAKFIYLFLFFGVILVHTPIGKFFNDIAFALTGRFTGGTAKAAVVASALQGTVSGSSVGNTVASGSFTIPMMKKAGFTPEFAGATEAAASTGGQIMPPMMGAAAFIMMEYLGVSYATIMLAAVVPAILYFTGIFIGTHFEAKKLKIIGLPKSELPRFKDLLIRDGYMLIPLFVIIGTIMSGFTPQRAALFGILSAYLVSLVRKDSRMNVRQIVNVLEQGARVALPVIAAVATAGIIAGVVSITGLGAKFASGIIALSSGHLILALFFTMIACIILGMGLPTTANYVVTATIAAPALINDFMVAPLAAHMFVFYFGIVADITPPVCLAAYAGAGIAKANPFKTGVTAVKLAIAAFIIPYIFIYNPMLVLVDVVVWKLIIGVLAAVLGMIGVSSAVIGFFIRNSRIWERLVLLGAGLMLIIPEFLSSGIGLVLISIIWFIQRKRPEEEGSTKVLA from the coding sequence TTGAAAGCCACCCAGCAGAATGATGCACAAGAAATCCTAGAGAAGTATGATAAAGAAAATCAGTTTCGCACTCAAATTGGGAAATGGGCATGGGCCGTAACATTTCTTGGCGTTGCACTCACTATTTTTCATCTATATACGGGCTATTTTGGTACGCTCCCTTCCCAAAAACAAGGGGCGGTACATCTTGGTACTGCTTTAGGGATTATTTATCTTCTCTATCCTGCAAAAAAGGAATGGAGAAATACGCATAAAAAAGTTCCATGGTATGATGTTACGCTAGCTTTTACTGCGATGTATGTGACCTACCATAAAATCATTTTCTTCGATTCGATATTGCAAAGTCGAGTTTCTGGCTATAGTACAATTGACATCATCATTTCCATTCTAGGGATCGCTTTGGTTCTCGAGGCGACAAGGAGGACAGTTGGTTTGCCGATTGTCATTGTAGCAGGTGTGGCTATTATCTATACGCTTGTAGGGAAGTATATCCCGACGCAGATTCTTTCTCATCCTGGATTTTCAATGGATCGGATAACGACAAATCTATGGTACAGAGAGAGTGGCATCTTCGGGACGCCCATACAGATTTCGGCAAAGTTCATTTATCTCTTTCTATTTTTCGGTGTTATTCTTGTTCATACACCAATTGGTAAGTTTTTTAATGACATCGCCTTCGCTTTAACTGGACGATTTACGGGCGGGACTGCCAAGGCTGCGGTTGTGGCAAGTGCGTTGCAAGGGACAGTTTCGGGCAGTTCAGTTGGAAATACAGTCGCCTCGGGATCATTCACGATTCCGATGATGAAAAAAGCCGGTTTCACACCGGAATTTGCGGGTGCTACGGAAGCCGCGGCTTCCACTGGTGGACAGATTATGCCGCCTATGATGGGGGCGGCAGCATTTATAATGATGGAATACTTAGGTGTTTCATACGCCACTATCATGTTAGCAGCAGTTGTTCCAGCAATTCTTTATTTCACGGGTATATTCATAGGAACACATTTTGAAGCGAAGAAATTAAAAATTATTGGATTGCCGAAATCCGAATTGCCTCGATTCAAGGATTTACTTATTAGAGACGGTTATATGCTGATTCCTCTTTTCGTTATTATCGGGACCATCATGTCAGGATTCACGCCACAACGGGCAGCACTCTTTGGCATTTTATCTGCCTACCTTGTTTCGCTAGTTCGGAAGGATTCTAGGATGAATGTACGCCAAATCGTCAATGTCCTTGAACAGGGGGCAAGGGTTGCTTTGCCGGTTATCGCCGCGGTGGCGACTGCGGGAATAATAGCAGGAGTCGTCAGTATTACGGGACTTGGAGCGAAATTTGCTTCTGGCATTATCGCATTATCAAGCGGCCACTTAATCCTTGCGCTCTTTTTCACGATGATTGCCTGCATTATTCTTGGGATGGGGCTTCCAACAACTGCGAACTATGTTGTAACAGCAACAATTGCTGCACCTGCATTGATTAATGATTTCATGGTGGCTCCACTTGCTGCACATATGTTTGTGTTCTACTTTGGTATTGTTGCCGATATCACGCCGCCTGTTTGCCTAGCCGCCTATGCAGGGGCGGGAATAGCAAAAGCCAATCCGTTTAAAACAGGGGTTACTGCGGTGAAACTGGCGATTGCGGCATTCATCATTCCGTATATATTCATTTACAATCCGATGCTGGTTCTTGTAGATGTGGTCGTATGGAAATTGATTATTGGAGTTCTAGCCGCCGTTTTAGGAATGATTGGCGTAAGTAGTGCTGTCATTGGTTTTTTCATCCGTAACTCCAGAATTTGGGAGCGGCTTGTATTACTCGGTGCTGGGTTAATGTTAATAATTCCTGAATTTTTATCTAGCGGAATTGGACTCGTGTTGATTAGCATCATCTGGTTTATTCAGAGGAAAAGACCTGAGGAAGAGGGGAGTACAAAAGTGCTCGCTTAG
- a CDS encoding TAXI family TRAP transporter solute-binding subunit, producing MRKKKAYVLFFLAIGMVLVLSACGGGSKNIAIGPAASETNNVAKLILQAYGLEDGDYKAYQEGFGDAADGVQDGNIDVSIGILGLPAASIESLQASAGDVKMLGLSDKAIEHIEKNSGYRRLTIPKETYDFLTDDIETVTAYAILMGSTDTIDEELGYEIAKSMIENASENTHAQAQQMTLENALRGAEGLLIHPGAKRYYEEQGLTVENEVAELTADATKRKKEFILGTGSQGGTYYPLGGEMANLWNKYIDGMHVTNTETGASVENLSTIRDGHMDLGMSVHVPALQALNGEAEFEGHEVKNAAFIGHIYPEVIQIVTREKTKIKSLGDLK from the coding sequence GTGAGGAAGAAAAAAGCATATGTATTATTTTTCTTGGCGATAGGAATGGTACTAGTCTTATCTGCATGCGGCGGGGGAAGTAAAAATATTGCCATAGGACCAGCGGCGAGTGAAACGAATAATGTGGCGAAGCTGATTCTGCAGGCATATGGGCTTGAAGATGGAGACTATAAGGCATACCAAGAAGGCTTTGGAGATGCAGCGGACGGTGTTCAAGATGGAAATATCGATGTGTCAATTGGTATTCTCGGGCTACCGGCTGCAAGTATTGAAAGCCTCCAAGCATCTGCAGGCGATGTGAAAATGCTTGGACTGTCAGATAAAGCGATTGAACATATTGAAAAGAATTCAGGTTATCGACGACTTACAATTCCTAAAGAAACGTATGATTTTCTTACGGATGATATTGAAACTGTGACTGCATACGCGATTCTGATGGGGAGCACGGATACGATTGATGAAGAACTAGGGTATGAGATTGCGAAGAGTATGATTGAGAATGCTAGCGAAAATACACATGCTCAAGCGCAACAAATGACATTGGAAAATGCACTGCGCGGGGCGGAAGGGCTTTTAATCCATCCAGGAGCGAAAAGATATTACGAAGAACAAGGACTAACAGTTGAAAATGAAGTTGCGGAACTTACTGCTGATGCAACGAAGCGAAAGAAAGAATTTATTCTTGGAACGGGTAGTCAGGGCGGAACATATTATCCTCTTGGTGGCGAGATGGCCAACCTCTGGAACAAATATATCGATGGCATGCATGTAACGAATACGGAAACGGGTGCTTCGGTGGAGAATTTATCCACGATCCGTGATGGACATATGGATCTTGGTATGTCTGTACATGTTCCGGCACTGCAAGCATTGAATGGGGAAGCTGAGTTTGAAGGGCACGAAGTTAAGAATGCGGCTTTCATTGGCCATATCTACCCTGAAGTTATTCAGATTGTCACAAGAGAAAAGACTAAAATCAAAAGTCTTGGCGATTTGAAATGA
- a CDS encoding N-acetylmuramoyl-L-alanine amidase, whose translation MKTIKWAAVVMMIFTLVSMVPGQSFAKTQFTDVTTDKEYYEQVNYIADLDIIKGYLENGVSKFKPGNNLTRAQAAKMLVIAAKKQNIPAPSLQFKDVKPGTEQYEYISRAVSLGYFKAESNGSFKPNENLKRGEMGNALAVAFNLSEKISTEKPMMLTDMKSHQYAERINGLYYAGVTKGDAGKFLPNDFLTRSQFSLFLARAMNDKYALPVKLPDQTSSTYFARVATSGETLNVRSLPSVNGNIVAQLNNKDIVEVVGKTGDWLLILLDDGEGYINGKYTVEAGTETPDDNVVTPEKPTIPEEPSVTGDLIGKVTVKSLNMRQAAGTSSPVIAALTLGQKVEVLSLDGNWAKIRVNSKTGFVSKTYLKLLNQKGNPLANRIIILDPGHGAHDPGASKNKVSEKTITLKVGKLVEAKLKKAGAKVIMTRSNDTFLSLEQRTEFAKKNFAETFVSIHVNSAAATSAKGTETYFDSSSNANSVESKSLATYIQNNIVKRANMVNRGVKDNRFYVIKNNNIAAVLVELAFISNADDFKKLTSDAYLEIYAESIYQGLVQYYSAQ comes from the coding sequence ATGAAAACAATTAAGTGGGCAGCAGTGGTAATGATGATTTTCACACTCGTTTCCATGGTCCCGGGACAATCTTTCGCTAAAACTCAATTCACGGACGTAACAACTGATAAGGAATACTATGAACAGGTCAATTACATAGCTGATCTTGATATTATTAAAGGATACTTAGAAAATGGGGTTTCAAAATTTAAACCGGGTAATAACTTAACACGTGCCCAGGCCGCTAAAATGCTGGTCATTGCTGCAAAAAAGCAGAACATCCCTGCCCCGTCTTTACAGTTCAAAGACGTTAAGCCTGGTACCGAGCAATATGAGTATATAAGCCGCGCCGTTTCACTTGGCTATTTTAAAGCGGAATCTAACGGAAGCTTCAAACCAAACGAAAACTTAAAGCGTGGCGAGATGGGTAATGCACTCGCGGTTGCTTTCAATCTTTCAGAAAAGATTTCAACTGAAAAACCAATGATGCTTACAGATATGAAGAGTCATCAATACGCTGAACGTATCAATGGACTTTATTATGCTGGAGTAACAAAAGGTGATGCTGGAAAGTTCCTGCCTAACGATTTCTTAACTCGTTCACAGTTCTCTCTATTCCTAGCTCGCGCAATGAATGATAAGTATGCTTTACCCGTTAAACTACCAGATCAAACTTCAAGTACGTATTTTGCAAGAGTGGCAACAAGTGGAGAAACGCTGAACGTACGCTCACTTCCATCAGTGAATGGGAATATCGTTGCACAGCTAAATAATAAAGATATCGTTGAAGTTGTCGGTAAAACAGGAGACTGGTTACTAATCCTTCTGGATGACGGTGAAGGCTATATCAACGGTAAATATACTGTAGAAGCTGGAACGGAAACACCCGATGACAATGTTGTTACACCTGAAAAACCGACAATTCCTGAAGAACCCAGCGTGACTGGCGACCTAATCGGAAAAGTAACGGTGAAAAGCCTAAACATGCGACAAGCTGCTGGCACTAGCTCCCCTGTTATCGCTGCGTTAACACTAGGGCAAAAAGTTGAAGTGCTATCACTCGATGGTAACTGGGCAAAAATTCGTGTGAATTCTAAAACAGGGTTCGTTAGTAAAACATATTTAAAACTACTCAACCAAAAAGGCAATCCACTTGCTAATCGCATCATCATCTTAGACCCGGGTCACGGAGCACATGATCCCGGTGCTTCAAAAAATAAGGTATCAGAAAAAACCATCACGTTAAAAGTTGGTAAACTTGTAGAAGCAAAATTGAAAAAAGCAGGCGCAAAAGTAATTATGACACGTTCAAATGACACGTTCCTTTCACTTGAACAACGCACTGAATTTGCCAAGAAAAATTTTGCCGAAACATTTGTATCGATTCACGTAAATTCAGCCGCCGCGACATCAGCAAAAGGAACTGAAACGTACTTCGACTCATCTTCGAATGCTAACTCAGTAGAAAGTAAATCTTTAGCAACTTACATTCAAAATAATATTGTTAAAAGAGCAAATATGGTTAACCGCGGTGTGAAAGACAATCGTTTTTATGTCATTAAGAACAACAATATCGCAGCTGTCCTCGTCGAACTTGCTTTCATCTCAAATGCAGATGACTTTAAAAAGCTGACGAGTGATGCCTATCTGGAAATATATGCTGAATCAATCTATCAAGGTCTAGTACAATACTATTCAGCTCAATAA